One window of the Amblyraja radiata isolate CabotCenter1 unplaced genomic scaffold, sAmbRad1.1.pri S109, whole genome shotgun sequence genome contains the following:
- the LOC116969124 gene encoding carcinoembryonic antigen-related cell adhesion molecule 1-like, with the protein MINLNCLLDGPESVQISVSPDQAAHASGTDASLTCSAVSNPAPEYQWLFNGLFQQSGQQVVIAALGVNDTGSYTCQVFNNVTKRSSSSSRNITVLTPVSTPNITSNASSFIEHNDTVVLTCVATGPDVSYTWIEDNSVISNGGRLELSATNNTLTITGVLRADGPFTCRASNAVSAKTSEPFPLNVFYGPDIPIIIPEPDTPAYTPGTDVTLTCYAQSKPAAMLSWYLQGVLVQSGDKLNIPNVSSKHIGRYVCQAFNDVTGRYISSSIEIDVLEPVGNVSLRSTNSHPVEQRDSVLLTCSSQGTHLKLEWFFNNHPIQQNDRITVSGDILLIDPVNVADTGVYKCIVSNGLNNGSAETYLEVFSVPETRSHLTPGAVAGIVVGLIAACLIGGVGGWLIARKTSGGSQRFTVEPAQSDVYVCIGGDAEFTVRPSSAISSGTWEFKSKAIVQWLAPNLVIPPEYKSRVDLNFTSGSLVLRSVNESDNGDDTVTVTAVGGAQESATITLSFIEHCDTVFLTCVATGPDVSYTWSEDNSVISNGGRLELSASNTTLTITGVLQSDGPFTCRASSPVSAKTSESFQLNVFYQPSPGHPC; encoded by the exons atgatcaatCTGAATTGTCTTCTAGACGGACCGGAAAGTGTTCAGATATCCGTCAGCCCCGACCAGGCCGCCCACGCCTCTGGCACGGACGCCTCTCTCACCTGTTCTGCTGTTTCCAATCCCGCCCCGGAATATCAATGGCTCTTCAATGGGCTGTTCCAACAAAGCGGGCAGCAAGTAGTCATAGCGGCCCTTGGCGTCAATGACACGGGAAGCTACACCTGCCAGGTGTTCAACAATGTGACCAAAAGATCAAGTTCCTCTTCGCGAAACATCACAGTCCTCA cgcctgtttccacacccaATATCACCTCCAATGCCAGCAGCTTCATAGAGCACAATGACACCGTGGTCTTGACCTGTGTCGCGACAGGCCCTGACGTCTCTTACACGTGGATTGAAGACAATAGCGTGATATCTAATGGCGGCAGGTTGGAACTGAGCGCCACTAACAACACACTCACCATTACCGGAGTATTGCGGGCGGACGGGCCGTTCACCTGCCGGGCCTCCAACGCGGTTAGCGCGAAGACAAGCGAGCCGTTCCCTCTCAATGTCTTTT ACGGGCCGGATATTCCGATTATAATTCCTGAACCCGACACCCCTGCTTACACTCCCGGGACCGACGTCACTTTAACCTGTTATGCACAGTCTAAACCAGCTGCTATGTTGAGCTGGTACCTTCAAGGTGTCTTGGTCCAGAGTGGAGACAAACTCAACATTCCCAATGTTTCCAGTAAACACATTGGGAGATATGTCTGTCAGGCCTTTAACGATGTGACCGGAAGGTACATTTCCTCATCAATAGAAATCGATGTTCTGG AACCGGTGGGGAATGTTAGTCTACGATCCACTAATTCTCACCCAGTGGAACAGCGAGACTCCGTCTTATTGACGTGCAGCTCCCAGGGAACTCATCTGAAGCTGGAATGGTTTTTCAACAACCACCCCATCCAGCAGAATGACAGGATAACTGTATCCGGAGACATTCTGCTCATTGACCCAGTGAACGTGGCCGACACAGGGGTGTATAAATGCATCGTAAGCAATGGGCTGAACAACGGCAGCGCGGAGACCTACCTGGAGGTTTTCT CTGTTCCAGAGACCAGGTCTCATCTCACTCCTGGCGCCGTCGCTGGCATCGTTGTCGGCCTAATTGCTGCCTGTTTGATcggcggagtcggcggttggctgATCGCCAGGAAGACAAGCGG CGGGTCGCAGAGGTTTACTGTCGAGCCGGCACAGAGCGACGTATATGTATGCATCGGGGGAGACGCGGAGTTCACGGTGCGGCCGTCCAGTGCTATCTCCAGCGGAACCTGGGAATTCAAATCGAAAGCAATCGTCCAGTGGCTCGCACCAAACCTGGTGATTCCTCCTGAGTACAAGTCAAGGGTGGATTTAAATTTCACCAGCGGGTCGCTGGTGCTGAGGTCGGTGAACGAGTCGGACAACGGGGATGACACAGTGACAGTCACTGCAGTTGGCGGCGCTCAAGAATCAGCGACCATCACACT CAGCTTCATAGAGCACTGTGACACCGTGTTTTTGACCTGCGTCGCGACAGGCCCTGACGTCTCTTACACGTGGAGTGAAGACAACAGCGTGATATCTAACGGCGGCAGGTTGGAACTGAGCGCCTCTAACACCACACTCACCATTACCGGAGTATTGCAGTCGGACGGGCCGTTCACCTGCCGGGCTTCCAGCCCGGTTAGCGCGAAGACAAGCGAGTCGTTCCAACTCAATGTCTTTT